The Misgurnus anguillicaudatus chromosome 21, ASM2758022v2, whole genome shotgun sequence genome includes a window with the following:
- the ntn5 gene encoding netrin-1 isoform X1, translating to MSRYHTPLFQNISFHHLFLFTLFPLSLLSPLLSQSPLSWTSPHDPCYHLDGRPRHCLSEFINAAYGVPVTMEDLQQVPKTNISTLTDLHNPHNLTCWMAAEGSSGGDWTFTLPLGRRFEITYISLQFCQQVESVESYSISILKSMDFGKSWRPLQFYSSDCMGTFGLPAQSIALTRHQETEPLCSDHRPLQKHRGNVVLAFSTLDGRPSSPDFDYSPGLQDWVTATDIKIVFNQTVDKVKRQEERRNEVEGSLRWRIGKELKFGEKDSGTKTSEIWETSRDKKTEKSTKRNRNKNNVQQTGHNVTRKEMGSQDRVGRIKVRGRKKENMKPCQDGTCNWSLNIPQGSKGQELRRRRNNRERKKSHSKSRRKTQHQPPSALSAPSKFPLALSDLQVGGRCKCNGHASRCRRDNQGRAVCQCEHHTTGPDCDVCEHFFYDRPWQRATPSQPHPCVPCECNGHSTKCRFSMAMYQQSGRVSGGVCLKCRHHTTGRHCQFCQNGYTRDHSKPLSHRKACQSCQCHPMGAVGHWCNQSTGQCLCREGVTGQRCNRCAPGYKQGHSPLRPCIRIQEVAPPTAVFQPQYSIGEECLSYCPPSQAKVKMNLETYCLKDYVLKVQVKGKERSGPWWQFSVLVQTVFRTGLTHVKRGLQALWVPDRDLSCGCPALQVGRSFLLIGAEESGRSWVPEERRLVADRTTMALQWREHWSPKLRGFRGQDTRGKCPQGNSTTEKHPEQKSYEEYTPPHLEKLQSEAHRHTHTIHKHKNLHGKSTNTIRDLEQKEDHKAENRYSTSTSPQYLLENTKDPLLDTSSHANEHEHHPTVCPTWSPRRPV from the exons ATGTCCAGATATCATACCCCTCTTTTCCAGAATATCTCCTTCCACCACCTTTTCCTTTTCACCCTCTTCCCTCTCTCCCTTCTATCACCTCTTCTCTCTCAGTCTCCACTCAGCTGGACATCTCCGCATGACCCCTGCTACCATCTAGATGGGCGTCCGCGTCACTGCCTGTCAGAATTCATCAATGCTGCGTATGGGGTGCCTGTGACTATGGAAGATCTCCAGCAAGTACCTAAGACAAACATCAGCACCTTAACAGACCTTCATAACCCCCACAATCTGACATGTTGGATGGCTGCTGAAGGCTCAAGTGGTGGGGATTGGACTTTCACTCTTCCGCTGGGCAGACGTTTTGAAATAACTTACATTAGTCTTCAGTTTTGTCAACAGGTGGAGTCTGTGGAATCCTACTCCATCTCCATTTTAAAGTCAATGGACTTTGGCAAGAGCTGGCGCCCCTTACAGTTTTATTCCAGTGACTGTATGGGAACGTTCGGCCTTCCCGCTCAGTCGATTGCTTTGACACGGCATCAAGAGACAGAGCCTTTGTGTTCAGATCACAGACCACTACAGAAGCATCGTGGAAATGTTGTGCTGGCTTTCTCAACTTTGGACGGACGTCCTTCATCACCTGATTTTGACTACAGTCCAGGGCTCCAAGACTGGGTGACTGCTACCGACATAAAGATAGTATTTAACCAAACAGTGGATAAAGTGAAAAGGCAGGAAGAGAGACGGAATGAGGTGGAAGGTTCCTTAAGATGGAGGATAGGGAAAGAACTGAAGTTCGGAGAGAAAGACTCAGGAACTAAAACATCAGAGATTTGGGAAACTAGTCGAgacaaaaagacagaaaaaTCTACAAAGAGAAATCGGAATAAAAATAACGTACAGCAAACTGGACACAATGTTACCCGTAAGGAGATGGGATCTCAAGATAGAGTGGGAAGAATTAAGGTGAGGGGTCGCAAGAAAGAAAATATGAAGCCATGCCAGGATGGCACTTGTAATTGGTCTCTAAATATCCCGCAGGGCTCCAAGGGGCAAGAGTTGAGGAGACGACGAAACAATCGAGAAAGAAAAAAGTCCCATTCGAAATCAAGAAGAAAGACTCAACACCAGCCCCCATCTGCTCTTTCTGCCCCATCTAAATTCCCTCTCGCCCTTTCCGACCTTCAGGTCGGAGGCAGGTGCAAGTGTAATGGTCATGCCTCTCGCTGTCGTCGTGACAACCAGGGCCGTGCCGTGTGTCAATGCGAGCATCATACAACTGGACCAGACTGTGATGTATgtgagcattttttttatgatcgcCCATGGCAACGGGCCACGCCCAGCCAACCACACCCGTGCGTCC CATGTGAATGTAATGGTCATTCTACTAAGTGTAGGTTCAGTATGGCCATGTATCAGCAGTCTGGACGAGTCAGCGGAGGCGTTTGTTTGAAGTGTCGCCATCATACAACGGGGCGCCATTGCCAGTTTTGCCAGAACGGATACACACGTGACCACAGCAAGCCACTCAGCCATCGCAAGGCCTGTCAAT CATGTCAGTGCCACCCGATGGGTGCAGTAGGCCATTGGTGCAACCAGTCTACTGGGCAATGTCTGTGCAGAGAGGGAGTCACAGGTCAGAGATGTAACCGCTGTGCTCCTGGGTACAAGCAAGGCCACTCACCCCTCCGACCCTGCATCC GTATTCAGGAGGTTGCGCCCCCGACTGCAGTTTTCCAGCCCCAGTACAGTATTG GTGAGGAGTGTCTTTCCTATTGTCCACCTTCCCAAGCTAAAGTCAAAATGAATTTAGAAACATATTGCCTCAAAGACTATG TGCTAAAGGTGCAGGTGAAAGGTAAAGAACGCTCCGGTCCCTGGTGGCAGTTTTCTGTGTTGGTCCAGACGGTTTTTCGCACCGGTTTGACCCATGTAAAGCGAGGCCTTCAGGCTCTCTGGGTTCCTGACCGGGACCTGAGCTGTGGCTGCCCTGCACTTCAGGTGGGCCGAAGCTTTCTTCTGATTGGTGCAGAGGAAAGTGGGCGGAGTTGGGTCCCTGAGGAGAGGCGATTAGTTGCGGATCGCACGACAATGGCCCTGCAGTGGCGGGAACACTGGAGCCCAAAATTAAGAGGCTTTCGTGGGCAGGACACAAGGGGAAAGTGCCCACAAGGAAACAGCACCACAGAGAAACACCCTGAGCAGAAATCGTATGAGGAATACACACCCCCACATCTCGAGAAACTGCAGTCTGAAGCACatagacatacacacacaatacataaacacaaaaacttaCATGGAAAAAGCACAAATACAATAAGGGATCTTGAGCAAAAAGAGGACCATAAGGCTGAAAATAGATATTCCACATCTACCTCTCCACAATATTTATTGGAGAACACCAAGGATCCTCTGTTGGATACTTCAAGTCACGCCAATGAGCATGAGCATCACCCAACAGTTTGTCCAACATGGTCACCCAGGAGACCTGTCTGA
- the ntn5 gene encoding netrin-1 isoform X2, which produces MSRYHTPLFQNISFHHLFLFTLFPLSLLSPLLSQSPLSWTSPHDPCYHLDGRPRHCLSEFINAAYGVPVTMEDLQQVPKTNISTLTDLHNPHNLTCWMAAEGSSGGDWTFTLPLGRRFEITYISLQFCQQVESVESYSISILKSMDFGKSWRPLQFYSSDCMGTFGLPAQSIALTRHQETEPLCSDHRPLQKHRGNVVLAFSTLDGRPSSPDFDYSPGLQDWVTATDIKIVFNQTVDKVKRQEERRNEVEGSLRWRIGKELKFGEKDSGTKTSEIWETSRDKKTEKSTKRNRNKNNVQQTGHNVTRKEMGSQDRVGRIKGSKGQELRRRRNNRERKKSHSKSRRKTQHQPPSALSAPSKFPLALSDLQVGGRCKCNGHASRCRRDNQGRAVCQCEHHTTGPDCDVCEHFFYDRPWQRATPSQPHPCVPCECNGHSTKCRFSMAMYQQSGRVSGGVCLKCRHHTTGRHCQFCQNGYTRDHSKPLSHRKACQSCQCHPMGAVGHWCNQSTGQCLCREGVTGQRCNRCAPGYKQGHSPLRPCIRIQEVAPPTAVFQPQYSIGEECLSYCPPSQAKVKMNLETYCLKDYVLKVQVKGKERSGPWWQFSVLVQTVFRTGLTHVKRGLQALWVPDRDLSCGCPALQVGRSFLLIGAEESGRSWVPEERRLVADRTTMALQWREHWSPKLRGFRGQDTRGKCPQGNSTTEKHPEQKSYEEYTPPHLEKLQSEAHRHTHTIHKHKNLHGKSTNTIRDLEQKEDHKAENRYSTSTSPQYLLENTKDPLLDTSSHANEHEHHPTVCPTWSPRRPV; this is translated from the exons ATGTCCAGATATCATACCCCTCTTTTCCAGAATATCTCCTTCCACCACCTTTTCCTTTTCACCCTCTTCCCTCTCTCCCTTCTATCACCTCTTCTCTCTCAGTCTCCACTCAGCTGGACATCTCCGCATGACCCCTGCTACCATCTAGATGGGCGTCCGCGTCACTGCCTGTCAGAATTCATCAATGCTGCGTATGGGGTGCCTGTGACTATGGAAGATCTCCAGCAAGTACCTAAGACAAACATCAGCACCTTAACAGACCTTCATAACCCCCACAATCTGACATGTTGGATGGCTGCTGAAGGCTCAAGTGGTGGGGATTGGACTTTCACTCTTCCGCTGGGCAGACGTTTTGAAATAACTTACATTAGTCTTCAGTTTTGTCAACAGGTGGAGTCTGTGGAATCCTACTCCATCTCCATTTTAAAGTCAATGGACTTTGGCAAGAGCTGGCGCCCCTTACAGTTTTATTCCAGTGACTGTATGGGAACGTTCGGCCTTCCCGCTCAGTCGATTGCTTTGACACGGCATCAAGAGACAGAGCCTTTGTGTTCAGATCACAGACCACTACAGAAGCATCGTGGAAATGTTGTGCTGGCTTTCTCAACTTTGGACGGACGTCCTTCATCACCTGATTTTGACTACAGTCCAGGGCTCCAAGACTGGGTGACTGCTACCGACATAAAGATAGTATTTAACCAAACAGTGGATAAAGTGAAAAGGCAGGAAGAGAGACGGAATGAGGTGGAAGGTTCCTTAAGATGGAGGATAGGGAAAGAACTGAAGTTCGGAGAGAAAGACTCAGGAACTAAAACATCAGAGATTTGGGAAACTAGTCGAgacaaaaagacagaaaaaTCTACAAAGAGAAATCGGAATAAAAATAACGTACAGCAAACTGGACACAATGTTACCCGTAAGGAGATGGGATCTCAAGATAGAGTGGGAAGAATTAAG GGCTCCAAGGGGCAAGAGTTGAGGAGACGACGAAACAATCGAGAAAGAAAAAAGTCCCATTCGAAATCAAGAAGAAAGACTCAACACCAGCCCCCATCTGCTCTTTCTGCCCCATCTAAATTCCCTCTCGCCCTTTCCGACCTTCAGGTCGGAGGCAGGTGCAAGTGTAATGGTCATGCCTCTCGCTGTCGTCGTGACAACCAGGGCCGTGCCGTGTGTCAATGCGAGCATCATACAACTGGACCAGACTGTGATGTATgtgagcattttttttatgatcgcCCATGGCAACGGGCCACGCCCAGCCAACCACACCCGTGCGTCC CATGTGAATGTAATGGTCATTCTACTAAGTGTAGGTTCAGTATGGCCATGTATCAGCAGTCTGGACGAGTCAGCGGAGGCGTTTGTTTGAAGTGTCGCCATCATACAACGGGGCGCCATTGCCAGTTTTGCCAGAACGGATACACACGTGACCACAGCAAGCCACTCAGCCATCGCAAGGCCTGTCAAT CATGTCAGTGCCACCCGATGGGTGCAGTAGGCCATTGGTGCAACCAGTCTACTGGGCAATGTCTGTGCAGAGAGGGAGTCACAGGTCAGAGATGTAACCGCTGTGCTCCTGGGTACAAGCAAGGCCACTCACCCCTCCGACCCTGCATCC GTATTCAGGAGGTTGCGCCCCCGACTGCAGTTTTCCAGCCCCAGTACAGTATTG GTGAGGAGTGTCTTTCCTATTGTCCACCTTCCCAAGCTAAAGTCAAAATGAATTTAGAAACATATTGCCTCAAAGACTATG TGCTAAAGGTGCAGGTGAAAGGTAAAGAACGCTCCGGTCCCTGGTGGCAGTTTTCTGTGTTGGTCCAGACGGTTTTTCGCACCGGTTTGACCCATGTAAAGCGAGGCCTTCAGGCTCTCTGGGTTCCTGACCGGGACCTGAGCTGTGGCTGCCCTGCACTTCAGGTGGGCCGAAGCTTTCTTCTGATTGGTGCAGAGGAAAGTGGGCGGAGTTGGGTCCCTGAGGAGAGGCGATTAGTTGCGGATCGCACGACAATGGCCCTGCAGTGGCGGGAACACTGGAGCCCAAAATTAAGAGGCTTTCGTGGGCAGGACACAAGGGGAAAGTGCCCACAAGGAAACAGCACCACAGAGAAACACCCTGAGCAGAAATCGTATGAGGAATACACACCCCCACATCTCGAGAAACTGCAGTCTGAAGCACatagacatacacacacaatacataaacacaaaaacttaCATGGAAAAAGCACAAATACAATAAGGGATCTTGAGCAAAAAGAGGACCATAAGGCTGAAAATAGATATTCCACATCTACCTCTCCACAATATTTATTGGAGAACACCAAGGATCCTCTGTTGGATACTTCAAGTCACGCCAATGAGCATGAGCATCACCCAACAGTTTGTCCAACATGGTCACCCAGGAGACCTGTCTGA
- the cnpy4 gene encoding protein canopy 4, whose amino-acid sequence MKHFALFLFWVFCHVTANQEERLPNKCEVCKLLTVELQGALEKSGRSKEVLEIGEVLDTGKRRRKIKYNTSETRLTEAMDNICERILHYKVHAERPGSLRYAKGTSQTMSTLKNLVNKGVKVELGVPYELWDEPSVEVADMKRQCETMLEEHEEVVENWYFHHQDERLDKFFCEAHVLRNSDQECLKEVWKGDMGMKESVQESDVKGDKQTHDSGEL is encoded by the exons ATGAAACATTTTGCTCTTTTCTTGTTTTGGGTCTTTTGCCACGTCACGGCAAACCAAGAAGAGCGGTTGCCGAACAAATGCGAAG TTTGTAAGTTACTGACTGTGGAGCTGCAGGGCGCCTTGGAGAAAAGTGGCCGCTCGAAGGAGGTTCTAGAGATTGGAGAAGTTTTGGACACTGGCAAGCGAAGACGCAAAATCAAATACAATACCTC AGAGACTCGACTTACTGAGGCTATGGACAACATCTGTGAAAGAATTCTGCATTATAAAGTTCATGCGGAGAGACCAGGGAGCCTTCGCTATGCTAAG GGCACCAGTCAAACAATGAGCACACTGAAGAACCTAGTGAATAAGGGGGTAAAGGTTGAACTGGGGGTTCCTTATGAACTGTGGGATGAGCCATCAGTGGAGGTGGCAGACATGAAGAGACAG TGTGAGACGATGTTAGAGGAGCATGAAGAAGTTGTAGAGAACTGGTACTTCCATCATCAAGATGAGAGACTTGATAAATTTTTCTGTGAGGCCCATGTCCTGAGAAACTCAGACCAAG AGTGCCTGAAGGAGGTGTGGAAAGGTGACATGGGAATGAAGGAATCGGTGCAAGAAAGTGATGTAAAGGGAGATAAACAGACCCATGACTCAGGAGAACTATGA